A window of Hymenobacter siberiensis genomic DNA:
GTCGGTGTTCGACACCATCACGGGCGGCACCGAAACCATGCTGCTGGCCGGCCGGCCGGTGAACTCCCGCGCCTACGTGAGCAAGTTCAACTTTGGCGGCGGCGACCAGGAGAAGAAAGTGGGCACGCTCTCGGGCGGCGAGAAAAACCGCGTGCACCTGGCCATGACGCTCAAGCAGGGCGCTAACTTATTGCTGCTCGATGAGCCGACCAACGACCTGGACGTAAACGCCATCCGGGCCCTGGAAGACGCGCTGGAGAACTTCGCCGGCTGCGCCGTTATCATCAGCCACGACCGGTGGTTCCTGGACCGGCTGGCCACCCACATCCTGGCTTTCGAGGGCGACTCGGAAGTGGTTTGGTTTGAGGGAAACTTCTCGGACTATGAGGAAGCCAAGCGCAAGCGCCTGGGCGACGTGGAGCCGAAGCGCGTGCGGTACAAGAAGCTGGGGTAGTAACCTGTGCATAAATAAAAGCCCGGGCCGCTGGAAAATTCCAGTAGCCCGGGCTTTTTATTTATCAAGTAGCGTAGCGCGAAAGAGTGGGCGCCCCTCGCTACTCACGCCACCCAACCCTCGCGCACGGCACGGGCGGCCAGGCCTACCAGCGTGCGGGTGCCGGCTTTTTGAAGCAGCATGCGGCGGTGGCTTTCCACAGTGCTCAGGCAGAGACAATTGGCAATTTCCTCGTTGCAATGGTCGGCCACTACCAGGCGCAATACCTCCAGCTCGCGCCGGCTGAAAGGGTCGGGCACAGCGCAGGCCCATGGGGAACGGCTGGTGCCAGCAGGGTCGCCTGGCGCATCCAGCCATTGCGCCAGTGCCCCAACCAAGGCGTGGGGCAGCACCTGGCGAGACAACTGCAGGGGCTGGCCGGTGGCAAAGCGGGCAGCTGGTGGTCCGTCAGCACCACCGAGCGCAGGCCGGGCCCGTTGCAGCCGGCCGAGCAGCTCGGGCAGGTTCCGGCCGGGCAACTGCTCATCCAGCACCAACAAGCTGAAGGCATAATGACCGACCAGCTCCACCAGCTGCGTGGCATCGGCGGTGAGGGTGAGCTGGAGCTGGGGCCATTGCTCCCGCAGGGTTGCTACCAGGCCATGCCGAAGTAGTGTGGGCGCGGCCGCCACCAGGGCCGTGGGGGTAGAAAGAATCATCGCATTGGCAGACACCATACAGTGAACCCACTGACCAATAAGCTGTCGGAGGCTAAGCCATGGTGCAGGCAACAGGAGGAAAGGGCTGACAAATTAGTAGTTTTGATTTTGGAAAGCAATAATATTTAATATTCAAATATTATATTTTAAAAAGGTCAATCAGCTTGTCCTATTCACCATTTCCTACCCATGGGCCGGCCATAAAAAGAGCCGCCACGCTGCAAACAGAATGGCGGCTCTTTTAGCAAAAATGCAACAGTATCTTACCGGCGGCGCATAAAAATGCTCACGTAATAAAGCAGCGTGGCCAACGAGGCCAGGGCCGCTACCACGTAGGTCATGGCAGCCCACCACAGCGCGTCTTTGGCCATGGCGTGCTCCTGCACGGTTACCACGCCGCGCTTGTCCATCCAGGCCAGGGCCCGGCGGGAGGCATCGAACTCGACCGGCAGCGTGATGAACGAGAACAGCGTGGTGAGGGCAAACAAGCCAATGCCCACGCCCAGCGGAATCACGCTCCGGTTAATCATAAAGATGCCCGCAATTAGAATGAAGGGCATCCACTTCGATACTGCCGTGAGGGCCGGCACCATGGCCGACCGGAATTGCAGCATGGAATACGCCGTGGCGTGCTGCACGGCGTGGCCGCACTCGTGGGCCGCAATGGCCGCCGCGGCCGCGCTGCGCTCGGCGTACACGCCTTCGCTCAGGTTCACGGTTTTATCGGTGGGGTTGTAGTGGTCAGTAAGCTGGCCGGTGGTGCTGATGATGCGGACATCGTAGATGCCGTGGTCGGCCAGCATACGGGTCGCGATTTCGGCCCCACTCAGGCCCGAGCTCAGGCCCACCTGGGCATACTGTTTAAACTTGCTGCGCAGCCGCCATTGAACGGCCCAGCTGGCAGCCATCAACACAATGATGAGCAAATAGGAAGAAGACATGGGGAGGGAGTGAAATGAAGAAGCACTCGCGGCAAAATGCCGGGGGTTGCTATCAAAACACCATCTCTGCAAAAAAGATGCAGTCTTTCGGTCCTGCCAAAGTGGCTACTGCGTGGCAATGATGTGCTCCACAATGCGCGAGGTGCTGTAGCCCGCCACCAGCGGCACCGTGAGTACCTGCCCGCCCCGAGCCAGCACCAGCTCGTGGCCCACTATGCGCTCCACGGCGTAGTCGTCGCCCTTCACCAGGATATCGGGCTGCACCAGCTCGATGAGGGCCAGGGGTGTGGGCTCGCCAAAGAGCACCACGGCATCCACGAAGGCCAGCGCGGCCAGAATACGGGCCCGCGCCTCCTCGTCCTGAATGGGCCGGCCGGGCTTGAGGCAGCGCACCGAGGCATCGGTGTTCAGGCCCACCACCAGGGCGGCGCCCAGGTGCCGGGCCTGCTCCAGGTAGTCAACGTGGCCGAGGTGCAGCAAATCGAAGCAGCCGTTGGTGAACACCACTTTGCGGCCTTGCGCGCGCCAGTCGGCCAGCGTGGCCGGCAGCTGCGCGCGGGTCAGGATTTTATCTTTCGTCCACATGGGAAGGGAGTTAAGAATTATGAGTTAAAAGTTAGGCGTTAAGAGTTGCGGATGAGCGCCGCCATCGACCGCTCGCTCATCCGCAACTCTTAACGCCTAACTTTTAACTCATAACTCAGATGTAAGCGGTTCGTCGGCCAGGGCTTCGGCTTCGGTGAGCAGGCTGCGCTTGTCGGCGGCGGCCACGGCCACGAAGCTGATGCCACCCATGAGCACCACCAGCAGCGTTTGGGCCCCGTGCACCACCAGAGCGTAGGCGATACCGGCCTCCTTGCTCACGCCGTACACCAGCAGAATGCCCTGCACCATTACGTGGAACGGCCCGATGCCGCCCGCCACCGGCGCGGCCATGCCAAAGGCTCCGAAGGTGAGCACGGCCAAGCCGGCCTTCATGTCGAGGTTATAGGTTTCGGGAAAGCAGAAGAAGGCCAGGTAATCCATGAGGTAGTACACACCCCAGGTGAACAGGGTATGCAGCAAAAACACGCCCTTATTTTCCATCTTCAGAATGCTGAATACCCCTGCCAGTAGGCCTTTCACAAACAGCACGCCTTTGTTGAAGAAAGCATTCTGCCGCAGGCGCTCCAGGTTGCGGAACAGCGCGTAGCCTGTGGCCAGCAGCAGCACCCCGCCAATGATGGCCGCGATGAGCAGTGGCGTCCGGTTGCGGGCCAGCGCCTCGTAGCGCCCGCCCAGCACCTGCACCGTCACAAAATTCCAGAAAGTATTGAAATCAAGCAGCAGCAAGCTGGTAATCAGACTTAATAGCACTAGCACATCAATCACGCGCTCCGTCACTACTGTGCCCAGCGCCACCTGCACGGGCACGCCGCTCGTGCGCCGTAGCACCGAGCAGCGGATGACCTCGCCCATGCGCGGCAGCACCAGATTGGCCAGGTAGCCCACCATCATGGCGTGGTACACGGCCCAGTACGGGGCCGGCGTTTGGGAAGCATTGAGCTGCATCTGCCAACGGTAGGCCCGGCTGAAATAGCCCAGCGCCGACAGCGTGAGCGTGAGCGTGAGCCAGAAATAGTTGGCCGTGGCAATGTAGTGCCCGATGCGCGACAGGTCCTGCCCCCGCACCGCGTACCACATTAGCGCCCCCGAAATACTCAGCAGCAGCAGGTACTTAACAATCGTCAGTAGGTGTTTCATCAATTACAATAAAGCTTGTGCGGAATAATGCGTTAGATTGATGCGCGAGATTCAGCAGTGGCCGAAAAGCATCCCAAGACGCATTGTTGCAAATCGTCTGTTTGTGCATATAAGCATTTTTCCCGCATTAACATTAATGGATGAATGGGTAAATGAGTGAATGGGTGGATGAGTGCGAGAATTATTCGCTCATTCACCCATTCACTCATTGGTTAAAGCCGGTTGTGCTCGTTGGGAAAAATGACCGTTGGCTTGTGTTGCCGGGCTTCGGCAAAATCCACCAGCGCGTAGGAGAAGATGATAACGACATCTCCCACCGCCACTTTGCGCGCCGCCGGGCCATTCAGGCAAATAGTGCCCGAGCCCCGCTCCCCGCGAATGGTATAGGTTTCAAAACGCTCGCCGTTGTTCACGTTCACGACGGTCACCTTTTCGTTTTCCACGAAATTGGCGGCATCCAGCAGGTCTTCGTCAATTGTCACGCTACCCACGTAGTGCAATTCGGCCTGCGTGACCGTTGCATGGTGGATTTTGGACTTCATTACTTCAATGTGCATAGCTTGGCCCATTAGGCTTTGGTTAGGGGC
This region includes:
- a CDS encoding LuxR C-terminal-related transcriptional regulator yields the protein MILSTPTALVAAAPTLLRHGLVATLREQWPQLQLTLTADATQLVELVGHYAFSLLVLDEQLPGRNLPELLGRLQRARPALGGADGPPAARFATGQPLQLSRQVLPHALVGALAQWLDAPGDPAGTSRSPWACAVPDPFSRRELEVLRLVVADHCNEEIANCLCLSTVESHRRMLLQKAGTRTLVGLAARAVREGWVA
- a CDS encoding zinc metallopeptidase, which encodes MSSSYLLIIVLMAASWAVQWRLRSKFKQYAQVGLSSGLSGAEIATRMLADHGIYDVRIISTTGQLTDHYNPTDKTVNLSEGVYAERSAAAAAIAAHECGHAVQHATAYSMLQFRSAMVPALTAVSKWMPFILIAGIFMINRSVIPLGVGIGLFALTTLFSFITLPVEFDASRRALAWMDKRGVVTVQEHAMAKDALWWAAMTYVVAALASLATLLYYVSIFMRRR
- the rfaE2 gene encoding D-glycero-beta-D-manno-heptose 1-phosphate adenylyltransferase is translated as MWTKDKILTRAQLPATLADWRAQGRKVVFTNGCFDLLHLGHVDYLEQARHLGAALVVGLNTDASVRCLKPGRPIQDEEARARILAALAFVDAVVLFGEPTPLALIELVQPDILVKGDDYAVERIVGHELVLARGGQVLTVPLVAGYSTSRIVEHIIATQ
- a CDS encoding lysylphosphatidylglycerol synthase transmembrane domain-containing protein, whose translation is MKHLLTIVKYLLLLSISGALMWYAVRGQDLSRIGHYIATANYFWLTLTLTLSALGYFSRAYRWQMQLNASQTPAPYWAVYHAMMVGYLANLVLPRMGEVIRCSVLRRTSGVPVQVALGTVVTERVIDVLVLLSLITSLLLLDFNTFWNFVTVQVLGGRYEALARNRTPLLIAAIIGGVLLLATGYALFRNLERLRQNAFFNKGVLFVKGLLAGVFSILKMENKGVFLLHTLFTWGVYYLMDYLAFFCFPETYNLDMKAGLAVLTFGAFGMAAPVAGGIGPFHVMVQGILLVYGVSKEAGIAYALVVHGAQTLLVVLMGGISFVAVAAADKRSLLTEAEALADEPLTSEL
- the panD gene encoding aspartate 1-decarboxylase, which produces MHIEVMKSKIHHATVTQAELHYVGSVTIDEDLLDAANFVENEKVTVVNVNNGERFETYTIRGERGSGTICLNGPAARKVAVGDVVIIFSYALVDFAEARQHKPTVIFPNEHNRL